The following nucleotide sequence is from Aigarchaeota archaeon.
AAAGCCTTCGAGACATCATAACCCATAGACTTTGCAGACTTCTCTATGACCTTTACCACTAAGTTAGCGCCAAAGTGCGCTATCATATTGAATGCGAGCTTCAAGAACGGGTTTAACTTTATTAATCTAGGCGGAAGCCTGTTCAGCTCTATTAGGATATGTCTCCATGCCCTGTATATCACGCACATCTGGGCCTCTGTTAGCTTACTAGCGTCAAAGAACTCTTCGCCCCTTAAAACACCCATAGGTACGAAGAAGAGCGGCGTGACCGTGAAGTGTGCTCTCTCACCTATTTTTTCTGGCAGAATGCTTTCCATCGCATGTAAGAGCCTTACGGTATCCCATGCATCTTCGTCGGTTTCGGTTGGAAGTCCTACGAGTAGCGTGAAGCCCGGGAACCAGTAGTTCATGTTAAAGATTGCCGTTCCGTTTATTACAACCTCTGGCCACTCTTCAGGACTGAAGGGCTTAGCCTTCAGCGGCATGTATCTAGCAAGTAGACTTCCAGAACCCGTCTCCATTCCGCATTGTATGCCTATCAAGTGTTCTGGGGAGCCTCTTAGTATCTTAGATAGCTGATGTATGAGTAATGGATCAGCAGCCGCCGGCGCTACGGTTCCATGCGTCGGGTTGCTATGTCTCACACCCGATACGGACATTACCGAGGAGAAGAGCTCTATCAGCGCGTCCCTATTGGGATAGAAATTCTTCTTGTCCTCTACCCTATACAGGAAGATATCTTCACTATGAACCCATGCATTGTGAATTTCATACTTCGTATTGACTCTGATCTCTTCC
It contains:
- a CDS encoding B12-binding domain-containing radical SAM protein, which encodes MGRRIVLTCDRTLTSEYRHVPLLDFLPCAPSEKVPELLFKFLAPQTPAVEGILLYAPYGLRKVEASLLRNYSNRDVVVAHPDYVESFIDEETKVVGIYEMDPLGLGPLSLAFTAGHFTSFSKKYFLELVNKLNYIRRSKGLRFKIVVGGPGAWYLDVRPQIRNAIKIDHVVIGEVDHIAPGLFREFEEGDPPDVIKITDTPRLEDIPLIVNPSIHGLVEVMRGCGRNCHFCDPTLRVARYIPIENVLEEIRVNTKYEIHNAWVHSEDIFLYRVEDKKNFYPNRDALIELFSSVMSVSGVRHSNPTHGTVAPAAADPLLIHQLSKILRGSPEHLIGIQCGMETGSGSLLARYMPLKAKPFSPEEWPEVVINGTAIFNMNYWFPGFTLLVGLPTETDEDAWDTVRLLHAMESILPEKIGERAHFTVTPLFFVPMGVLRGEEFFDASKLTEAQMCVIYRAWRHILIELNRLPPRLIKLNPFLKLAFNMIAHFGANLVVKVIEKSAKSMGYDVSKALRVDPIKAKVSLPQIPA